The genome window tactcgaaagggacatcgagatagccgAATAGACCAATGTGCTGTGTATCCATCCATATAATAGAtgcagctagtcttatagctgctcgtatgggaacactagagatatagtataggtgctcattggggaatgagttcactgattgatctgcctaCGGAAtactagatagttgatgatgccttattgtcaaatagtgatttcgtagtcctagtggtgtatctgatccttagacttgagacaccaaggatgtcttgtattagTACTCCATTTTTTTATaatggacttataggtctagatgttccaaatctagcacaaccagtcaatgggagtggtagccaaccttacgaggactattgaatgtcgatagaagatcatccactctcaatgtcataagaggaatatcctatgtgtttttactcagacaaatccttagctatgGTCATTtaggttgagaaagaaagagttctccggtagaatccgattagagcgagactcgagcaaaaaccatatgggtctaacaacaccatgccctgtatatgatctttaggatattagatagatgatggactataagtatatggtaactgaggatagacaagtccaatagattggattctcctatatcgtttgggaactacggcgtaatggcctagtacgttcatagttgatgaatcgagtgaattattataaagataataattcactaagacagaaggagttttgatagattTGACTCataactagctcgatattgggcctagagagtcacacatatggtaggtgttgcgatgagtagaggttcgggtgtgagatatccgtcggagcccctatcttattggatatccaataatcccctgaattattggatcatatggatgagatttaataagagccaatgagagattattagatagagatctactaatataagaggcttggatagttggatggagatccagtacccaatagggtaagatccattagggttaagttgataggggacttctataaataggaggaaaccaatggttcataagctATAGCTTTTTGGGTtgtctctcatattctcctcctcttctcctccttagatagcaagcttagagttttgaggagcattatcgcaaacctgctgtgtggatcaccgctagagaggaggacacttgatctcattcaccctctcctagagatatgcagggattcagggatatacaatctccttatgtaacataatctttcatatacgtagttttaagttttacgatttttgtacaccaatcttcgcacgacgacaaacatatctttggaaaattagggattttgttgttaatgttctttcgctgtgcatgtgatgttgcccctagatttcctaATAAAGTCTTGTCGACACGTCGATCGattctccggctcgacgtctaatcttctacatGTTCCATTTCAGCTCAACCTCTGATTCTACTATTTTAATCGATTTATTTTTTCCTGATTAAAGCTAGTCTTGCATCATTTAAACGCACAATAGATTGTAACtcgtcaattaatttcatcatcaaaatatgagattcaacaaatacaactcctactgcactcctcaaggcctagcaacatactaaACTCGTTGTGCACTTTAACTTTCTATGGATGTATCATTTTCatgttgaagagaaagtttcaatgctctatagcATCGAGTTTCAATCGCCTTAGGATGGCTATGAACATTCTATCATTCGTATACAAGCCCTTGTATGACTaccgaattcttcaagttagtacttgtcctcacctttgtgagctttatataactctttcgatcgctgaacaatccattccactttgcatggtctcatcctttaccaattgcctcgcttgccttgagcaccatcaagtatgattgccaacgtcgagtcgtagctcgaactcaaccatcccaacctttgtacgctATGTATTCTTCCTGACTTACTTgtactcgtggtgcctcttacgcgaagggttggtcattcctctaaatgtcaatctcaaatgcccACTCTTCTTAATGACTCATTTTCCCTATATCTTCAGACCTATTTCCCCCAAATGATCGtgcgtgctggctgccctcaacacAACCCCACAAGGTCactcacgtttgcatgccaagtgtttttatgtgtgcttgtctcgctctgatatCATATGTCAtgtacttagctagttttgcctaagtcgtatggcacccttgcatgtccgtcacaaaagtcaacctccccgaaaccttccATGGTCCCTTGGgagatacaaaagagaaaacaggttagagaaatcgTCTTATTCaggatccacaagtaatcatttcagcaaacactttatagtcaatgcaaattacaaacagacttcataAGCTCTAaatggtcgcacaacaaaggatccaaaatagtccattatagatcgaaaatccccACAAGtacccacatgatacaacctttgtttgcaagcctatgataaccaccaaaaaaaaaaaaggggggggggaggctgctaagcctactatcAACTTTTTACGTATCGTACAAAGATATGAATATGcttaagcattacattaaacaactCGTTTACACGTTTGTTCATGACATTAGTTTGGTACATACAGTATGTATAGGACTAGAATGAAGTATTATAACTTAAGACTACGAATACCAGAGGCTGAAAATGCCCGCTTCTCATGGGATTCAAACTATTTACCGAATGCATCCCCACTTTCGATAGATTATTTAGATTTGATATTAGATAGCGCATATTTATCATTTGCATGGATTTATTTTCGAGTCAATACAAGAACATTAGTTTTTCACACGATTCATCATATTTGTTGGGAGGACCGATGGAGCCAAATGTGAAAGATTTGTTTCCATCACAAACTGGAAAGCTCACGTTTTATGAATCTTGACATCCCTTATATGTAGAGTGATAGAAACGAGAATGAATTCGATTAGAAGAAACCTAATGCCAAAGCTGTAGCTATTACTATTTTTTATGCTAAAATTCAAGGATATGTTTGGACGAGTACGTGTGATCAGATGGAAACTAAATGATGCAAACCTTCCATATGATGAGTAAGAATTAGTACTTGGTTTAAAATAAAGCTTCTCTACTTCTTCAACGTTTAGGGAGGCTAAGGACGCCCCGATGGAGCAATTCCACATGACGATCCTCTTTATGGTATCTTTATCTAAAATAGGATTAATTATATAAGATAGTACCTTATACAGTTAGTTATCTTTAGGATTAATCTTTATACttacaaaattaaaatatataatcttatttttttctcatGCATCTGttaatagaaatataaaaaataatactaaaataggattaaaaaataattttatattttttttttttcttctgtaatTTATATGAAAGCAATAGTCAAACTAATAATTGTGTAGTAATAAACGGATGAGGAGaaagtaaaatcataaaaaagagaTCCTTCTGGCGAGtattttattttctaataaaatcttCGAAAACATAGAGAGAAAAAGTAGAATAATTGAATACTACTGTCTCACTTCGTTTTCCAACaaaaaaattttttattttaatttttttattttgaacgatgagaataatattataaaattatctttttaactctATTTCAGTATCATTTTTTACATATGGCAATACATACGATGTTTTTGTTAGCAGAATcaataacataaataaaaataatgataaatattttatttttataaatataaaatttttatataaattttgaaaGCATAAGGATCTAACCTAGTTTCAATCACCAATAACTTTCTCCAACGAGTCGGACATGAGAGGATTTCCAACTCAGCCACCAATTATCCTGTTGATGCTGATCTTTAACTTCATCATCGAATGCGAAGGAACTTTTTGCTTGATAGTGGACACGCAGTGTACGTCTGTGTTTAAACATACCAAGGGAACCAAGATCATGGGAGGGTGCGTCGGCTGCCACGCCCCCAATCCAACACCGGCTGAAGAGATAGCCATTCTCAACGCATCATGTCAGGAAGAAATATTTTTCGCCTCCAGAGGCCTCAACCATGAAGACTGTGCTCTAGTTGACTTTCTAGATGCCTCAACCATGAGCAGTTCTTGGCCTGGGCCGAAGTCTCTGCTCGGGTTGACTTTTTTGCACGGTTCAATTCCTCAAATGAGTAATTACTAGTTTTGCTTAAGAAAATAATCACCAAGATTTTATGCTCTCAATCCCAAattggtagaggataaaaagaaaggagaaacccGCCTTGTTCGACATGTACAATTAAGCGATCTTTTGGGCACGGTCACAACTCATTAAAGGTCAGACAAGGTTGGCCTCCACTTAGCATATTTGTTTCTTGGATAGTACACGACGGGTTAGTGCCTCAGCCCACAGAACGAGTTGGAAACCAGTTGATGCCCATGTGACTCTCCCCCGCCCGCCTCCATTTACTTGCATGCCGCCGTCTCTCCTCCTTCCATTGGTTTGACAGCATGGTCTGACAGGAGAATCCGTCAAAGACAAAACCatggacatctctctctctctctctctctctctctcgcagttCTAACTCGCATTATATATCGAACCTCATAACTGTCATCTTCTCTATCAGAAGAAGCCGCCATGGCTTGCATGATTTCAGATGAGATGCTGGGGACGTTCGTACCTGTTCTGGTTTACTGGGCCTACTCCGGGCTGTACGTGCTGGTCGGATCCTTCGACAAGTACCGGCTGCACtcaaggaaggaggaagaagccAAGAACTCAGCCTCCAAGGGGAAGGTCGTCGTCGGCGTCCTCGTTCAGCAGGCGTTCCAAATCGCtgtctccctcctcctcttcacGGTAATGAACGTAAAAACCAACTTGATCTCAAATCAGGACGTGTTCGAGTGTCTTACCTTTGGCTGGATCCCAAGCAGATGGCTCCCAAAGCCGAGGCGACCACCGCGAAGCCTTCCATCTTGGTGGTGGGATTGCAGTTCGCGGTGGCGATGCTGGTTCTGGACACATGGCAGTACTTCATCCACCGATACATGCACATCAACCGGTTCTTGTACCGCCACATCCACTACAAGCACCACAGCCTCATCGTGCCCTTCGCCTACGGGGCTCTGTACAACCACCCGCTCGAGGGGTTGCTGCTAGACACGGTGGGCGGCGCCATCTCCTTCCTCGTCTCAGGGATGACGCCTCGCAccgccatcttcttcttctccttcgccaCCATCAAGACCGTGGACGACCACTGTGGGCTGTGGCTTCCGGGGAACCCGCTCCATGTGTTGTTCAGCAACAACAGCGCCTACCACGACGTCCATCACCAGCTCTACGGCGGCAAGTACAACTTCTCCCAGCCATTCTTTGTGGTGTGGGA of Musa acuminata AAA Group cultivar baxijiao chromosome BXJ1-7, Cavendish_Baxijiao_AAA, whole genome shotgun sequence contains these proteins:
- the LOC103992129 gene encoding sphinganine C4-monooxygenase 2 — encoded protein: MACMISDEMLGTFVPVLVYWAYSGLYVLVGSFDKYRLHSRKEEEAKNSASKGKVVVGVLVQQAFQIAVSLLLFTMAPKAEATTAKPSILVVGLQFAVAMLVLDTWQYFIHRYMHINRFLYRHIHYKHHSLIVPFAYGALYNHPLEGLLLDTVGGAISFLVSGMTPRTAIFFFSFATIKTVDDHCGLWLPGNPLHVLFSNNSAYHDVHHQLYGGKYNFSQPFFVVWDKILGTYMPYSLERRKDGGLEARPAKD